The following proteins come from a genomic window of Pirellula staleyi DSM 6068:
- a CDS encoding GNAT family N-acetyltransferase encodes MAIAIERLIERPECLPLLADWLLAEWPESVGHARSEALINMAGRTNLHRLPLGLVAFDDGWPVGMATLALDRAPPELEFKTAYLPCLTTLYVDPPARRRGIGTLLCDAIAGEAARLGRSEIFLYTLDAAEFYRARNWQQLTDATPVFMRRSLATS; translated from the coding sequence ATGGCCATCGCGATTGAACGACTCATCGAGCGTCCCGAGTGCCTTCCGCTCTTGGCCGACTGGCTGCTGGCCGAGTGGCCCGAGTCGGTCGGTCATGCGCGCTCCGAAGCGCTCATCAACATGGCGGGGCGCACCAACCTTCACCGCTTGCCCCTCGGGCTCGTGGCGTTCGACGATGGTTGGCCGGTCGGCATGGCGACCTTAGCCCTCGACCGAGCACCGCCGGAACTCGAGTTCAAAACGGCTTATCTCCCCTGCCTCACCACGCTGTATGTCGATCCACCGGCGCGCAGGCGCGGCATCGGCACGCTGCTGTGCGACGCCATCGCCGGCGAAGCAGCCCGACTCGGCCGGAGCGAAATTTTTCTCTACACCCTCGACGCCGCCGAGTTCTACCGCGCCCGAAACTGGCAGCAGCTGACCGATGCCACCCCCGTCTTCATGCGCCGCTCCCTTGCCACCTCGTAA
- the glf gene encoding UDP-galactopyranose mutase — protein sequence MKPSPKQRPDYLVVGSGFFGGVFARVMAEHGLRSLVIDRRPHLAGNCYTQSQHGIEVHQYGPHIFHTSDERVWKFVNRFAKFHHYIHRVVARYGETTYSFPINLKTLEQLWGVRTPEEAAARLQAECIPHAQPQNCEEWLLANVGRQIYETFFEGYTTKQWNRSPAELPASIVRRIPIRLADNDRYFDDRFEGIPIGGYTRLFENLLDHPLIEIETGVDYLASRKELSSIAPSLVYSGAIDEFFDYRFGALDYRSLRFVSEVIDGDYQTTAIVNYTSAAVPFTRITEHKHFAGTQSSKSVITREYPDDYAPGRTPYYPVRDPQNVARYEQYRRLSLQLPVIFGGRLGSYQYFDMHQVIAQALSKAEAELALRGQVQQRRAA from the coding sequence ATGAAGCCGTCACCGAAACAGCGACCCGACTACTTAGTCGTCGGCAGCGGCTTCTTCGGAGGAGTCTTCGCGCGCGTGATGGCCGAGCATGGTTTGCGCTCACTCGTAATCGATCGCCGCCCCCACTTGGCGGGCAATTGCTACACCCAATCGCAACATGGAATCGAGGTCCATCAGTACGGGCCTCACATTTTTCATACCAGCGACGAGCGCGTGTGGAAGTTCGTCAATCGCTTCGCCAAGTTTCATCACTACATCCATCGCGTCGTCGCCCGCTATGGCGAAACGACCTATTCATTTCCCATCAACCTGAAAACACTCGAGCAGCTGTGGGGAGTCCGCACTCCTGAGGAAGCCGCCGCGCGACTCCAAGCCGAATGCATCCCTCACGCGCAGCCTCAGAACTGCGAAGAGTGGCTGCTGGCCAACGTCGGTCGGCAAATCTACGAGACCTTTTTCGAGGGCTATACCACCAAACAGTGGAACCGCTCTCCCGCCGAACTCCCCGCGTCGATTGTCCGCCGAATTCCGATCCGTCTGGCCGACAACGATCGCTATTTTGACGACCGCTTCGAAGGGATTCCGATTGGCGGCTACACGCGGCTGTTTGAAAACCTGCTCGATCACCCGCTGATCGAAATCGAGACCGGTGTCGATTATCTGGCGAGTCGCAAGGAGCTATCGAGCATTGCCCCGAGCCTGGTTTATAGCGGCGCGATCGATGAGTTTTTTGACTATCGCTTCGGAGCCCTCGACTATCGTTCGCTCCGTTTTGTTTCGGAAGTTATTGACGGCGACTATCAAACGACGGCGATTGTGAACTACACCAGCGCCGCTGTCCCGTTCACACGAATCACCGAGCATAAACACTTTGCCGGAACACAGTCGAGCAAGAGCGTCATCACGCGCGAATATCCCGACGACTATGCTCCTGGTAGGACCCCCTACTATCCGGTGCGCGATCCGCAGAATGTCGCGCGCTACGAGCAATATCGTCGGCTGTCGCTGCAGCTGCCGGTGATTTTTGGGGGGCGACTCGGGAGCTATCAGTATTTCGACATGCACCAGGTGATTGCCCAGGCGCTGAGCAAAGCGGAAGCGGAACTCGCGCTGCGCGGTCAGGTGCAACAGCGACGAGCCGCCTAA
- the lysA gene encoding diaminopimelate decarboxylase, which produces MPATPTFSTIRHEIAGVSVADIARDYGTPTYVYDAAIIEERIDDLAKFDVIRYAQKACSNIAILDLMRKKGVVVDAVSTGEIHRAMAAGYKPGSKNHEIVYTADIFDRDALATVVKLDIPVNCGSPDMLDQLGAVKPGAHVTLRINPGFGHGHSQKTNTGGEQSKHGIWHEQLTDCLQKADRHGLMISGIHMHIGSGTDLEHLSQVCSAMERVVLEVGRSITTISAGGGLPIPYNDKQTYVDLDQYFELWDASRKRLEAALGHKISLEIEPGRYLVAESGYLVSEIRAIKQMGNNTFYLLDAGFNNLARPILYGSYHPMSIVPLDAGERADRDVVVGGPLCESGDIFTQEEGGYVCKRSLPSARIGEYLVLERAGAYGFVMASNYNSKPLAAEVLIKNGTAHLVRERQTPADLIRGERLLDG; this is translated from the coding sequence ATGCCCGCCACACCTACTTTTTCTACCATCCGTCACGAAATCGCCGGTGTGAGTGTCGCCGACATCGCGCGCGACTATGGCACACCGACCTACGTTTACGACGCTGCGATCATCGAAGAGCGGATCGACGACCTGGCCAAGTTCGACGTCATTCGCTACGCCCAAAAAGCGTGTTCGAACATCGCCATCCTCGATCTGATGCGCAAAAAAGGTGTGGTGGTCGATGCGGTGAGCACCGGCGAGATTCACCGCGCGATGGCGGCTGGCTATAAGCCGGGAAGCAAGAATCACGAGATTGTGTACACCGCCGATATTTTCGATCGCGACGCGCTCGCCACGGTGGTGAAACTCGATATTCCGGTGAACTGCGGTTCGCCCGACATGCTCGACCAACTCGGCGCAGTGAAGCCCGGCGCGCATGTCACGCTTCGTATCAATCCAGGCTTTGGACATGGGCATAGCCAAAAGACCAACACCGGTGGCGAGCAGAGCAAGCATGGCATTTGGCACGAGCAGCTGACCGACTGCCTGCAGAAGGCCGACCGCCATGGGCTGATGATCAGCGGCATCCACATGCACATCGGCAGTGGCACCGACCTCGAACATCTGTCGCAAGTTTGTTCGGCGATGGAACGCGTCGTGCTGGAAGTGGGTCGCAGCATCACCACGATCAGCGCCGGTGGTGGTTTGCCGATTCCTTACAACGACAAGCAGACCTACGTCGACCTCGATCAGTATTTTGAACTGTGGGATGCTTCGCGCAAACGTCTCGAAGCAGCCCTGGGACACAAGATTTCGCTCGAGATCGAGCCGGGGCGTTACTTGGTAGCCGAGAGTGGCTATCTCGTCTCTGAGATTCGTGCGATCAAGCAGATGGGCAACAACACCTTCTATCTGCTCGATGCGGGCTTTAATAACCTCGCGCGGCCGATCCTCTACGGCTCGTATCACCCGATGTCGATTGTCCCTCTCGATGCAGGCGAACGCGCCGATCGCGATGTGGTGGTGGGTGGTCCGCTGTGTGAATCAGGCGACATCTTCACGCAGGAGGAAGGGGGCTACGTTTGCAAGCGTTCCCTTCCGTCGGCTCGGATCGGCGAGTATCTCGTTCTCGAACGAGCTGGCGCTTACGGTTTTGTGATGGCGTCGAACTACAACAGCAAACCGCTCGCAGCGGAAGTGCTGATCAAGAATGGCACCGCGCATCTGGTGCGTGAACGTCAAACCCCGGCCGATCTGATCCGTGGCGAACGGTTGCTCGACGGGTAA
- a CDS encoding alpha/beta fold hydrolase: protein MPQWLADRLVLCPSRDKIDFGAKIRREVPFEGATVEVFTERFHTDRAPQLYVLKLGGTGGRAERAGPHPLDAWSDLAGETWAVNPPGYGGSGGRATLVSLAAAIRAVCEALIDEARGAPIIVTGNSLGTATALHVASRYRQIVGCILRNPPPLRPLINGQYGLVSLGLAHLGVARYVPAELDSVAQAARTKVPAVFVLSQKDRVVPPKYQRLITDAYAGPQQQLLLAEADHASPLDEREQQQYFEQLRWLRAASLGF from the coding sequence TTGCCTCAGTGGCTGGCTGATCGTTTGGTGCTTTGTCCGAGTCGGGACAAAATCGACTTTGGGGCGAAGATCCGTCGCGAGGTTCCGTTCGAGGGGGCTACGGTCGAGGTCTTTACCGAGCGATTTCACACCGATCGCGCGCCGCAGCTGTACGTCCTGAAGCTCGGTGGAACTGGTGGCCGCGCTGAACGGGCCGGGCCCCATCCGCTCGATGCCTGGAGCGATCTGGCCGGGGAAACCTGGGCGGTGAATCCACCCGGCTATGGTGGGAGTGGCGGACGGGCGACGCTCGTATCGCTGGCCGCTGCCATTCGCGCGGTGTGCGAGGCTTTGATCGACGAGGCTCGCGGCGCGCCGATCATCGTCACCGGCAACAGTTTAGGAACCGCCACGGCGCTGCATGTCGCCAGCCGCTACCGGCAAATTGTCGGCTGTATTTTGCGAAATCCGCCGCCGCTGCGACCACTCATTAATGGCCAGTATGGGCTCGTTTCACTGGGGCTTGCGCATCTCGGGGTGGCTCGCTACGTGCCGGCCGAACTCGACAGCGTGGCGCAAGCTGCGCGAACCAAGGTGCCGGCTGTGTTTGTCCTGTCGCAGAAGGATCGGGTCGTCCCCCCCAAATATCAACGGCTGATTACCGATGCCTACGCCGGTCCGCAGCAGCAGTTGCTGCTGGCCGAGGCCGACCACGCGTCCCCGCTCGACGAGCGCGAGCAGCAGCAGTATTTTGAACAACTCCGCTGGCTACGTGCCGCGTCGCTCGGGTTCTAG